DNA sequence from the Paramormyrops kingsleyae isolate MSU_618 chromosome 14, PKINGS_0.4, whole genome shotgun sequence genome:
TACCCGTCATACCGCTCTGTGGCTTACTCTGATGTCCTGTTACCCGTCATACTGCCCTGTGGCTTACTCTGTTGTCCCGCCGTTACCCGtcataatacaaaaataattccaagTGCTTCCTGTTCTTTATAGGCTCGAGCTGCTTCAGGATCAGATCTGTAACACACTCCAGTCCCATGTGCCTTTAGGAAAGGtcataaaagaaacaaatcaaAGATAGGAGGTAGCATAAATCCAGTATACAGAGTAGATGCTTATTGATTTCTATTCTATAAATAATATGTGATTCTGGTCATTCAGGGAGAACTGCCAAGTCGAGGTGCCATTACTTCTCACTGTTCCTAAGCCACAAGCAtagtaaatacaataaaaatgacatgaaGGGAAACCATTGACATGGAGGCATGTCCTGCTCTGACATCATGAcctgctgtgacatcatcagTCAGCGCCTTTCATTGCGAGGTCTCCATGACAGAAACGTCTGCACATGGCTTAGATACAGCCATCTCCATAAGACAAGTGAGCCAGGGGAGACCTATACGCTTAGTTCCTTCGACCAGTGAGCCCGGGGGTGATGGGTGGTAATGGAGGGTTCCAGCACCTTCAGGGtgtctgttttcttgttggggACAAATTGCAGGCCACGGTTTTGGATGAAGACCCTCATTATTCAGACATATAGAGAAGTTTAGTGCTGCTCTATTTAAAGATATGTTTGGCTAAAAAAATAGTCAGTGTAGGAGAACAAGAATGAGCAAACAAGTGTAACTGAAGTGCAGGTCCCTCCCCAGTCATGGGGGACTGTGAAGAGAGCTGTTTGTCCCCCCCAGAGGGATGGTAAATTGAGTTCCCTGGGTTTTGTCAGAAAGGATTTAAGGTTTGAAtcctagggggggggggggtcttgcgGCAGGTTTAGTACAAATGGTAGTAATAAATAACCAGTTACGTAGGAGTAAAGATCCCTAACTCTGAAGGATGAGGGCCACTTAAAGCGAGACGGAACGGCAGTGACAGTCCAGTGCTGCAGTGTGACAGCCGGGAAGTTGCGGCCCCTGTTCCGACGGCGGCTATAATTATGGGGCCGACGAAATGCTGCGCCAACAGAGTGCAGCTGGGACGTTTCTGGGGGACTGGGTGTGGGCTGTCGGCTGAATGAGAGATGAGGAGATGACTGCAGGTCAGCTGTGGACCAGTCTGAGTGACCCAACGTTACATCATCGGCAAGGAGGAAAAAGAAAGAGACTGCAAATTTCCTGTCCTTCCTCTCCTCTGATGTCCTGTTACCCGTCATCCGAGCGCCCCACTCCGCCGGACCGCCGTCCCCCGAGCGCCCCACTCCGCCGGACCGCCGCCCCCCGAGCGCCCCACTCCGCCGGACCGCCGTCCCCCGAGCGCCCCCACTCCGCTCGTTGGTGCTCATTAGAAGAGGTCGACCCTCCATGCTGAAGAACTGGGCAAACATCAGAGTACAAAGCCAGACGCACTGGATGAAACCTTAATCACCCTACATAAATACAGAGCTCAAAATGTCTGAGCATAATgttgaatatttaaaatgttaggTATCTTATGTACAGTCTGCAGTAAGGAAACTCGTCTCTAGCTCAGCAATGCAAAAATATACTGGATGGTTTGGCTCAGCTATGATAGAATATTCACGCTGATGTAATTAGACGAACAGAAATCCAAGTCTGAATACATgattattgtttgtttctgtttgctgtgcTATCAGGAACAGATGGGATTCGCCTGCATCTATCGACCATGGCGGACGCTTCGGAAGTCAGTGGGCTGaaggaaaaaatataaataatttctgGAGCCAGAACAGGTTTGTGTTCAGTGCAGGATAGGATAGAGGCTCACTTTGTGTTTGACTGCTTCTCTGATCTGCAGCGGCTTAAAAGAATGCCTTGCAGGACTCTCTCCAGGTCGGCAACTGCTCCTGTCCATCATCCTCCCTGTCCTGAGGTGGCACTGTGTTGACACCTGGCCTCAGTTTCAGGGAATCCCCCGATTGGTGAGCCGGAGAGCAGCCTTCACCGCCTGTCATAATGTACCTCTCAGATGAAAGGCAGCCTGTGAGAGGCTTGGCTCAAAATAAGCTACTGCTGCATTGTGGGAAACTCCCTATGACTCAGCAACACCCCAGTAATTATATAAAAGTCATTATTTTTTAGGGGTTGCCATGCCACGTCTAATAATGACAGGGTCCTCTCTGGGTGGCTAGCAGTGAGCATGACAACTGGGCTACAGTTTAACTGGAACCCGGCAGCCTGACAGACGGCACCGCGGTGACATGTTAACAGTGATGGCAGTATGGCCACTTCTGACACCCCTGTTCTGTCTCTCGGCCTCCCTCGGCGTGTCCTGGAGATAAACAGCTGATAAGCATCGTGAGAGGAGCTGAGAGAGGTTGGATCAGGCAGACGGGAAAGACGGCCCTGAATCCCAGGCACGGCTCCAGCCTCCGTGTGACATCGACGGAAGCGGCGTTTGAACTCGCGCACACTCAGGTGGGCTTGTAGTGAGCACATGCTGTCCTGAACGATTAAGCAACCCGCCTCAGGGTGTTCAGCTGAACGGTGCCCACACCTTATGCCCATGTTCCACGCAGCGTAACAGGCGATAATGACCCATGTGGCCGAGACGTTCTGCAGAGCACAGTTAATAGAACCTTGTCATCGTTACACATGAACCCTGATATGTGACCCTGTCCCTCACATTGATGGCCAAATGTATCTCATGAAGCCTCTATAAACCATGATGACTGATATATGCCACTTTCGCCTTCGGCTGATTGGTCCCATGTCCTGAAAAACTGCTCAGGATAAACCGATGGGGTTCTGTCACAGAGAAGAGCTTCATCCTTGCATCTTCGACGTGGGATTGCTACCTGAAATATCTTTGGTGGATCTATGGTGAAAGGAAGTGCTTAGAGAGAGCAGATGCTCGGCACGGCTTCCTGGTATCCCAGAATTCCTTGTGCTATCATGTGTTCCTTCTATGTCTGTGTCAACCCCTGATAATTCAGAAGCTAGACTTGCAGAGCTGTGAGAAAATAAACCCTCCTTTTCCAGGTAAATATTGGTCTCCTTGCGGAAATAATAAGTACTGTGAGGAGCAGTTGGAGCTGATTGGTTAACGGGCTTCCTGCCTGTCCAGCACGCGGACAGCTCTGCTGCTTTTATGGGTCCTGACTGGGTCCAGTGCACCATCATTATGGCACTTAATGTGCAGACCTGCTTATCCGGGCTCTAATCCCATCTGACAGCTTCTGTTCCACGTACTGGGCAGGGGCTGGAGGACCTGTCAAGATGTCCAGTGGAGGAATGGAAAAGTGGTGGAGTTGGGGGACCAAACTGCTCAATGGCCACCTTCGGAGGTGCCCATGAGACAgccagcatggggggggggggggagagcgtTATGTAACCACACCAGAGGGCCTAGCGATAGGAGCAAAGCCCAGCTCCACCAACACACTGAGGTGGACCAAGCCCTCAGCACTGGTTCTCTATTTCAGTTATCAGTGATGCCATTCCCTGCCTCTACCATGAATATTCATAATGTGTGACCTTCTGGGACCTTAAAGGGAACGTTATTCCTGAGTCAAATACACCTGCCGTCTAATTTTTACCTGCATTAACCCTAATTTCGTTATGAGTGCCTTGATTCAAGCCACTAATGTTCCCTTAATGTTTTCTCTTCTGCGGCATATTCAGCATCTCCACGGAAATTTGTAAACACATCAAAGAGGCATCAGGATTTTGCCCTTCGCATCCACAGTCCTCTGGCCAATCAGGCTCACGCATGTTTTCCTGTGGCAGGTAGGAAAACCAGGTGCACTGGCCTGAATGTGTCCCCCTCAGCCGTATGGCCAGCATCACAAAATACAAACTCCCGTCACCGCAGTGCATGCATCCCCATTTTGGTTCTGCTTCTGTCTGGATTCTGGTTCTATCTTTTCACATTTACACAGCTTTTGAAACACAGGCTGTGCACTGACCTGGACCCCTGGCAGTCCGATCGCTCTCTCGGTACTTTCCGGTGGTTCTGTAGGCATAGGGCTGAAGAGACCAGGAAAGGCAGCCGTCAGCAAGGGCCAAATATTTACTTAGTTTTCACTCACTGTGGTTCTTCTATAGCATTAATGGTTTTAGCATCAGATTGTTTTTAATGACTTTAGAGTCACTCACTGGTATATAATGTTTTCCCATGCAAATCCCCTGAATACACTCTCAGCcataaaaaatgcattatttaatGAAATCTGCCAATTAGAAACATCTCATTATCTCTCTGTAAAAGTCGGGCTTTGCTCAGGGACTGCAGTTAGCTTTACCCTCCATAAAATGCTCCTTGTCTCCTTGACAGGtagaaacacaaacaaatcTTAGTGCAGGCGATCAGAAGATAGGCCACAGCATTACACACAAGTGGACTGTAAGCTGCAGCTTGACAGCTCCTTGGCACCCGGGCAAGAGGAGGGCATCGAATTACTGAACTCCAGGTGGCTTTGGTCCGCTGGCTAGAGtgagattttttaaaatttgtgaAACAAAAATGCGCACACATGCAcctgcatttacatgtatgtaacagttatATTCTATAAGGTTTGCAACCTACCCCAacgcagctaattttaggtttataatggaaaaatatagatttgccgtaggATTTCTAGTGTGAGTGCCTGAAGCGAGAGACTTGGCAACCCTCTGAACTGCAAAGACCATCTATCATCATCGGTTTTTGACACTTTGACTGACTGAGAAATATGGTTTAATGGGATGTTTAAAATACACCACTGACTGGtaaaaaaagatgttttataTCCAGTTGAGTCAGCAGTTAGCTCCCAAGTCTGTCCTCTGAGTAAGCATGTTTTCAGTCTGTGTTTAAGTTACTGTGGCTTtgcctcctcttctcctctctgaTCTCGTGTTGTAGGGGTGTCCTTCCTGGACAATGGCATCGTCACTACCTGGCAGAGATGCTCAGATGAGACACGGGCAGGGGGTCTATACACCTTAGCTCTCCTCCAGGGCTGCGTCTCCGCCCTGTCACCCGTCGCCGAGCAACTGGCACCGAGGCAGCGAGAAACGGGTGTCTCATTGCGGAAGACATGCCTTTACTTTCCATGGTGGCATTTCGAAGGCGGAACGGTTTGGTTTTCAGGTACCTTAGCAGCAGCCCAAATTAAACAGTGGAACAAAACAGTCAGCCACCTTAATTAAACACGACGCCCGCTTGTATATTACTTGCTATTAGTTGAAGTAAACCCATGAGCCTTTGGCATCTGAAGACTCTGCAAAGCGTATTTGTGTCAGATTAATGGGTGATGGAGTGAATCCTATGACAAAGATCTCTTACAGTACCTGTCCGCGTTTGTTGTTCCCTCTGTGTGCATCTTCAAAGATCAACTTAAAAATTCAGCAGTGAGCCAAAATTCAGGAAGCTGTTCTCCATGCTTCTTGAAGCAGCGTACGCTGACTGAATCTAGctcagagaaaaacaaaaacagagacTTGGCTCCCAGAAATGAATTTATTGCGCTGAGACTCAAGGCTCGTGCCACGGTAGAATACATCACTGCAGGAACTACATTTGGGAACTGGGAAC
Encoded proteins:
- the LOC111851033 gene encoding uncharacterized protein — translated: MATFGASPRKFVNTSKRHQDFALRIHSPLANQAHACFPVAGVSFLDNGIVTTWQRCSDETRAGGLYTLALLQGCVSALSPVAEQLAPRQRETGVSLRKTCLYFPWWHFEGGTVWFSGCKKSSCFIDPGQRGSEMCRYKPMETDTNLPKDQSHYTHQHATHTGKHWVASSSLLMKTVMVVLSANFAQVNLKLRQSQSPLENRGPSLSAWRTVVSIQGF